The Dehalococcoidia bacterium DNA window TTGGGGGAAATAGCTGAGGGGACACGATAGCTTGTTCTAAGATGACCCCTGGCCAGACCGGGGTGAGGTATACTTCGCCGCTGGGAGTGGAGAACCCTGGCGCTGGAGGTTTTTTATTAGGCTCCAGAAAGACACACTATGTTATTCCCCCGACATCGTATAAAAAAGCCGTTAATAGTGATTAAGCCTCAAGAGCCGTGGAAGGTGTGGACGAATAAAAATAATGACATTCAGCAAGTTTAAGTTGATTAAGCTAGCTTCATATAGATTTCAAAGTAGAAGGGGGGCGAAAAAGTTAAAGCGAAGATATTTTATTTAACGTTAGCATTGGCGCTTACGTTCTCGATATCAGTCGCAGCGATAACGACAGCAAGCCCTGCAATAGCGGCGACAAGTGCTTTACAGGATGGTGGCACAAGATTGGTCGCAATGCAGCAGAACGATGGAGGATGGGATTGGCCGCTATACGATGGCGACCCTAATGATCCCAGCCCACAGAACACTATCGGGCCAATCGGTAAGGGACTGGCGGAGGCGTACAAGGATACGGGCGATGCCTTTATGTACACTGCTCTGCAAGACGTGGCTACGTTCCTGCAGGCTAAGACCAATACCTTCTCTCCACCTGATGGCTACCTGGCTGCCGAGCTCGATAGCATCTTGGGCGGAACGACTAATGTTCTCCACGTCAATACATATTTCTACGGCCCGCTGGCCGCAGGTACGTATGATCGGAATGGAGAAGGTACGGAGTATAACGCAGAGGGCTATATAGACTGGCTCCAGGCTCGACGAGAGGGTACGAATTGGGCGGCGTGGGACATTGGCATGGGGGTAGTGGGGGCCGCTTCGGCAGGCGTGACCGGCAGTGAACTTGACTACTGGATTCAGGGAGTCAAGGATGAAATCAATGAAATGGACGGAGCGCTTACAGGTGACGTGGCCGGTCTGGCAGGGGGCCTCTACGGGCTGGCCTTTGTCCGAGAGGATTTCGACCCGACTGCCGGCGAGCACGCATCTGCCAGCAACCTGAACGATCTCGCGGATATTCTAGCCAGCTATCAGGTCGCTGAGTCCGGCGGTTTCGCCTGGAACTCGCTGCATGTTGCACTGGGTGAGGAGTGTGTCCAGGAGACGGCCTACGCGATTTTAGCGCTGGCGGAAGTCGGCGGATATAATAATGAGACCGGCAGCGCCGCACGTTACCTGGAGGGCGTCCAATTGGGCACCGGCGGCTGGGAGAATGGTGTCGGTGAACCCGGAGAGAACAATGAGTACACCGCTGAAGCCCTGTGGGGGATTGCAGTTGCACCGGCTAATGGTGGTGGCTGCTTCATCGCCACCGCTGCCTACGGCACGGAGGCCGCGGCGGAAATCGACACTCTCAGAGCCTTCAGGGATGAGGTGCTGCTGAAGAGCACAGTTGGCTCTCAACTTGTGGAGTTGTACTACAAGACCAGCCCTCCGGTAGCCGATTTTATTTCAGAAAACAGCCTCTTGAGGACCATTGTGAGGGAGCTGGTGATCGACCCCATGGTGAGTGTCGCCACGTTCACACAGGGTATCTGGGGGAAATAGCTGACCGGCATCGTATAGAAAAGGTGTTAATGCTACTTCAGCCTCAAGAGCTGGAGAGTGGATGATGAAATAAGGGCAAAGACATTCAGCGAATTTCAGCGATTTATTGCAGAGTCGATTCAGTTTAAAAGTAGAAAGGTGGTGAAGAAATGAAAGCGAAGATATTCTATTTGACATTAGCGATAGTGATGGCAGTGGCTCTCGTAGCGGCAATACTCCCTGCTATTGTTGCTGCGGATACCCCGGCAAATCCCACTGACTTATGTGTCGCAGGCGAGGAGGAATATATCTTCTTGGATTGGTTTGCCAATATTGAAGAAGACGTGATGGGGTACAATGTTTATCGCAGCACCTCAAGCGGTACTTTCTACACTTGCATCGCAACCACTACTGCGGGTACAGATACGGAGTGCGAATATAGGGATTATTACGGTTTACCCGGGGGCATCGAATATGGCATCACTTATTACTATGTGATAACAGCTTTTGATTCGATAAATGAGAGTGGTTACTCCAACGAGGTCAGTTCTGAGCTTAATAATCCCCATTTCACATATGTTCCCCAAAAAACTACGCTGTCTGTTTATGCTGGAAGTTCAGTTGACTTAGACATTACTATAGGGCTATCGCAATGGGATAGTGGGTGGACATCGCCGATACAGGCAGAGATGTATTTGGGCAGCCAGAAGCCATTGGATTCTTATCCTTTTACCGCCACTTTCGATCCGGCAACCTTTGACCTAACGAGCGTAACTGACAAGCAAATCGTGTCAGTCACCATAAACGCACCGGCAGAAATAACCCCCGGTGATTACGAGGTCAGGGTGAGCGCTAACAGGACAGGTGATTTAGATGGACAAGAGCTAAAGGATGGAACAGGATGTAAGATTAAATACTTACATGTATTAGAGGCACCCACACCTACACCCACTCCTACTCCTACACCCACTCCTACTCCTATACCTACACCAACACCAATGCTTACGCCAACACCAACACCAACACCAATGCCTACACCAACACCGACGCCTACTCCCACGCCAACCCCGACGCCTACACCTACACCAACGCCAACCCCAACCCCAACCTCAACGCCAACCCCAACGCCAACCCCAACCCCAACCCCAACGCCGACGCCGACCTCAACCCCCACCCCCACCCCTACACCCACACCCACACCAACCCCAACCACAACCCCTACGCCTACACCCACACCAACGCCTACACCTACCGGCCCTGAGTTAAAATGCTTCATCGCCACCGCAGCATATGGCACAGAGGCCGCTGCAGAGATCGATGTGTTACGGGCCTTCAGGGATGAGGTGCTGCTGGAAAGCACTCTGGGCTCTCAGCTTGTGGAGCTGTACTACCAGACCAGCCCTCCGGTAGCGGATTTTATATCAGAGAATGATGTGTTGAGGACCATTGTGAGGGAGCTGGTGATCGACCCCATGGTGAGTGTTGCCACATTCACACAGGGTATTTGGGGGAAATAACCGCGGGGACACCATAGATTTTACTAAGATGACCCCTGGACAGACCGGGGGAAGCTAACTTTCGCCGCCGGGAGTGGAGAACCCTGGCGGTGAAGTGTTTTTACCAGGGTTCGGGAAAGACCCGACGAGCCATTAATCAGTGAAGTCCAGATTCAAAATACCTTACCATAGGTGAGAATCCAAACGAATCAGCGTAGCTTTGCGTCCTACTCTTTATTAAGGGGTCATCATCCGGCTTGACCGGATGATCCAGGTAAATGGATAAAGACTACTATGTTTACGTCCTGGCAGACCAGAGGAATGGGACTCCATATGTTGGGGTTACTTCAAATCTGATTAGAAGGATACGGGAACACAAGAAAAAGGCGATTGATGGAGGGATTTGTATACTGAGTTAGTTTCTGGGTTGCCCGATCAAGTCGGGCAATGACAGGTACTGTAGGAGATAGGCAATGACAGGTTAGGTGAAAGTCGGGCAATCTTCTCTTTCGATCCACGAATTAAGGACGAGTAGGTTCTCCTCGATTGTGGTTGACATATTCTAATAAGCCTCCTAGAATAACGGTATGGATAGAGAACAAAAAATAAAAGAGTTAACAGATGTTTCTGCGGTGCGACGAATGGTTTTTGAGCGCGTAAAAGATTTAGTGGGAGATTACCAAGCAAAGAAAGAATCGAGCCAAATTGAAGAATTTGCCGAATTTGTATTATTGCGAGATTCCATAAAGAAAACCTTCGCACCACAAAACCTTTTTGAGCAGCAACTTGTTGAGTTCGTTCTAGCCTTTGCTGCAGCATTTTGTGATGCAATAACCGAAAATAATCGGCGATGGCTTCAGGTTCTTTCTGAAGAGGAAACATAATACCTAATAATTCACAAAATTCAGGTACACTCAATAGTTCTAATGAACCTTCAATAAAGTATGATTTTATCTCAGGAAGGTTTGAAACTCGACAACTAATCTTTTCTATATTCATACAAAATCCTTATTTGGAGGTATTGATTGGCAATAGTAAGTAAATGGAGACGCCTTAGTAATACCGAATCTATAAAAAGGATTCCACAACAAGCAGGAGTTTATGAGCTTGGAGATAGGAATAGAAATATAATATATATAGGTCATGCTGAAGGTGGTAATCTGCAAAATAGAGTTAAAGTCCATATTAACGACCCTTTTAATGAATGTATACGCATACGAGCCATTTATTTTCGATGTAGAGCACAAAAAGCACATAAAAGTGGGGAGATAGAATTGCTTAGACAATATAAAGCACAAAATAATGGCAATATCCCCCCTTGTAATATTCAAGACCCCTCACCTTGACATTCACCGACTGCCGTTCCTGTGCCAGCAAAGTCCCCAGATTTATCAAAATAAAAGTCTCGATTGCCGTCTTTAAAGTTGCCATAAATAGTGAAAAGATTAAATAACCCTTCTTTATTCACACTAAATTTTAATGTTAAGCCACTAATCGGGTCTTTTATAACCTGGCGTTTTACTTTAAATATATCATTATTCATCCTAATGATATTCCCCTTTCACTACATCTAGCCAATTCTTATACGGAAACTTAATACCTGCCTTCTCTGCTGGTGTTATGTTTCCTATACCTTCATGTGGTCTAAAAAAGTTATAGTGAACTAGCCACCCGTTCATTATGAGGGTGGCTGTTTCTCGCTTCTTTAATCCCCGCATTATTTTGGTGCGGGCTTTCAGCGACCCATGAAACCTTTCAATTAAATTTGTATTAGGCTGTACACGAAAACCTTTAGCTTGAATATGCCTAGTCTCTGCGCCAAATGCTAACTCAATGCCGTCTAGGTATGCTTGCAACTTATCGGTGATAACTGTTTTAGGGGCTTTGCCAGCTCTCCTTTCAGCACTTTCCATCAATACCCTAGCACTTGGGGTAGTGCGATTAACAGAAATATGAGATGCTAACAAGAACCTTGTCTTATCGTCAATTATGTCCCAAAACCATATATTTCTACCTCCAATTTTTAATACAGTCTCATCGGCTATCCAAATGTCGCCTACTTGCGCTGTATAGTCTTTAGCTACCGAGACAGCTATCTTTGTATATTTAGTTATCCATCCATACACAGTTGAATCAGACGGATAATTATTGTACGTTTGCTCTAAGTTTCGCCTGATAGCATTTAAAGACATGCTCTCATAAAACATACTTAAAGCCGAAGCTATTTGCACCGATGGGGTTTTCATCCCTATTGGTGCATCGTTATCAGCGAACTTCCTCTTGCAGTCCTTACACCACCATCGTTGCCGATTTTGCCAATGCCCATAGCGTACTATGTGCCTTGAACCGCAGAATTTACACTTTTCAGGCGGTAAATAAGCACTAACCTCTTTTATTACTTTAATCATCCCCTCCTCTAACCATCGCCTTGTTGCTCTTGATATTCTCATACTTACCCCCTTCAGAGTAAGTATGAGATTCGTCTCCTATATCGTCAACCACATTCGAGCAGTACCGACGAGTACAGCAGCTTGACAAAAAGCCTTTCTTGTGATAGATTTTACACGGACCGACGAGCCAGCACCGGCCGGCGGGTGGAAATAGCTACAACCATATAACGGGAAGACGAGGGTTCACGCCGAATAGAATATAGGCATAGGAGGTGTGGCCGTATCGTCTGCCCCCAGAGAAGGACCTTCGCTCGGGGTGGAGAGCCCTGGCTGCGGGGGTTTTTTTAACTCCACGCCAAACCCGTGTGCGATTCTAGTAAAATAACTTGAAAAAGGAGGGTGAAATGAGAATGGGCCATAAGTTGCTCATGGCGATTTTACTTGTTAGCTTGCTGGCACTGCTAATTCCGGCTCAGGTTGCCACAGCCGACGAAATAGTCAATTTCCCCGACCCTAATCTAGAGGCAGCTATTCGTGATGAGCTAAGAATGCCTACAGGAGACATCTACGAGTCTGACCTTGCCCGGCTTACCGTCCTTCACGCCACTGAAAGGGGTATAATTGACCTCACAGGATTGGAGTACTGCATTAATCTGATTACACTTTGGCTTCCGGGCAACCAGATAAGCGACATTGCGCCGTTATTTTACCTCACCAAGTTGCAAAGCCTTTATCTCGGTTGGAATCCTTTAGGCGACTTATCTGCGCTATCAAGCCTTACCAGCCTGACTATTCTTGACCTCCGTTGCACCCAGATAAGTAACATCTCTGCGCTATCAAGCCTCACCAGCGCGAATATATTCTACCTAAGTGCCAACCAGATAAGCGATGTCTCTGCGCTATCAAGCCTCACCAGCCTGACTGAGCTCTGGATAGGTAACAACACGATAAGCGACATCTCTGCGATATCAAGCACCACCGGCCTGACTAAGCTCTACCTCTATGAAAACCAGATAAGCGATGTCTCACCGCTCGTGACGAACGCAGGACTCTCAGAGGGAGACTGGGTTAACCTCCGTCACAATCCATTAAGTGCGGATTCCCTCGACATATATATACCTGAACTTCAGGATAGGGGTGTGCTCGTGCTTTACGATACTGGCGGCTGCTTCATCGCCACCGCAGCCTATGGCACATCGACAGCTGAGGAACTCGACACGCTCAGGGCCTTCAGAGATGATGTTCTGCTCCAGAATAGCATTGGCTCTCAATTGGTGGAGTGGTACTACCAGACAAGCCCTCCGGTAGCCGATTTTATATCGGAGCACCAGCCGTTAAGGACGTTGGTCAGGGAACTCCTGGTTGACCCCGTTACCTGGTTAGTCGAAGCCACGGGGACTCTCTGGCGGGATTAGGGCAGCTTCACCCCAGCCTGTACACAGGCATCTTAGCAGCCCTGGGGCGGGCATTTTATCCATCTGTGTTCCGCAGGATTGCCACAGGCCAGAACATGGCAGGAGTATGAGCGAGTAGCCCAGCCATGTGGATTTGTGGGGGGCAATAAAAATGAGGGAGCCAATAAAAATAATTCTCGTGGCGATAATAGCAATAGTCATAATTGCTATTATTACAGTCACTGCAATTGGTATAACAGGAGGGTTTTCTAAAGAAGAGCCCCCTACCCCTACACCTACGCCTACATCGACAGCCACCCCTGCGCCTACGCCTACATCGACAGCCACCCCTACGCCTACATCGGTAGGCACCCCTACCCCTATGCCTACACCAACCCCCGTTGTCGACCCTCAAGTCGGAACGAATGAAGTAGTCTATTTTCCCGACCCCAACCTTGAGACGGTAATAAGGGAGGTGATAAGAAGGCTCACTGGAGATATTTATAAGTCTGACCTTACCCGGCTTACCCGCCTTGTAGCCTGGGATAGGGGTATTGTTGACCTCACGGGATTGGAGTACTGCACTGGTCTCACTGCACTCGTACTTTCTGCAAACCAGATAAGCAACATCTCTGCGCTATCAAGCCTCACCAGCCTGATTAGGCTTGACCTTACTGAAAACCAGATAAGCGACATCTCTGCGCTGTCAAGCCTCACCAGCGTGACCAGGCTTGACCTCCGTGGAAATCATATAAGCGACATCTCCGCGCTATCAAGCCTCACCCGTCTGAATGAAGTCTACCTGGGTGGCAACCAGATAAGCGACATCTCTGCGCTATCAAGCATCACCAGCCTGAATAAGCTCTTCCTGAATAACAACCAGATAAGCGATGTCTCACCACTCGTGGCGAACGCAGGACTTTCAGGGGGTGATTATTTAACCCTCTGTATCAATCCATTAAGTACAGATTCCGTCATTACATATGTACCTGAACTTCAGGGGAGAGGTGTGTACGTGGTATGCCCTGTTGCCACAGATATCGACGAGGTAGAATTCTGCTTCATCGCCACCGCAGCGTATGGCACATCGAGCGCTGAGGAAATCGATGTGTTGAGGGCGTTCAGGGATGGGGTACTGCTGGAAAGCACAGTGGGCTCTCAGCTCGTGGAGTGGTACTACCAGACCAGCCCTCCGGTAGCGGACTTCATATCGGAAAACAGCCTCTTGAGGACCATTATGAGGGAGCTGGTGATCGACCCTATGGTGAGTATTGCCACGTTCACACAGGGTATTTGGGGGAAATAACCGGGGGGACACCATAGCTTGTTCTAAGGTGACCCCAAGCGAGACCGGGGGAGGTACATTATGCACACTGGGGGTGGAGAACCCTGGCTGCGAAGTATTTTTACCGGGTTCGAGAGAGACCCGACGAGTACAGCAGCTTGACAAAACGCCTTTATTGTGATAGATTATACATACGGCCGCCGAGCCAGCACCGGACGGCGGATGGAAATAGCGACAGTCATATAACGGGAAGACGAGGATTCACACCGGCAACAGAATACAGGCATAGGAGGTGTGGTCATATCGTCTGCCCCCAGAGAAGGACCTTCGCTCGGGGTGGAGAACCCTGGCTGCGGAGGTTTTTTTATTAGGCTCCGCAAAGATTTCTTTTTGTTATTTTCCCGACATCGTATAGAAAAGCCGTTATTGCTGCTTCAGCCTCAGGAACTGGAGAGAGGGGTGGAGGAATAAAAACAAAGACGATTCAGATGGTTTAAGCTAATTAAGCTGGCTTCATATATATTTCAAAGTAGAAGGGGGTGAAAAAGTGAAAGCAAAGATAGTATATATGGCACTGGCACTCGTGCTGGTTTTCTCACTGGCAGCGGTGGTGGTTCCAGAAAGCCCGGCGATGGCGGCAGACACCTGGTATGTTGACGGTGCACAAGGAACTGACGATGGCACCCATGGTACAGGTCCTGGTACCGATGCTTTTAAAACTATCCAGTATTCCATAAACGATGGCAGAGTTGGCAACGGTGACACCATCATCGTTGCAGCGGGGACTTACAGCCCTTCAACTAACGGGGAAGCAGTCCCAATAGTCATCAGCAAATCGGTAACTCTGAAAGGTACTCAAGCTGATGTGGATCCCAGGCCCAGCAGCGGCGGTAGGAGCGGTGCCGAATCAGTAATTGACGCAGAAGAAACCAGCAATGCCGTCGTGCAGATTTCGGCTGCTGACGTTGAAATAAATGGCTTCACCATAACCGGTGGAATCGGTGATATGGTGGAAGAGGTCGGTTCCGCCGATAGGCTTCTCTTCAGGTATAACATTCTCTACGACGATCTTGCGACATGCCCAGGAGACGAAGCAATTCAAATTAATTACTCCGACGGCGTGGTGATAGAATACAATTACGCGTACAACATCTGCGAAGACGCATTCAATATATCATATTCGACTAACGGCGTAATTAGGTGTAACGAAGCGCGCGGTATCAACACGATACACGGGGCCATCTATTGCTATGATGTAGCAGGAGTGGAGATCATTGGAAACATTTTATACAACGTCATCAACGGTGAT harbors:
- a CDS encoding CFI-box-CTERM domain-containing protein, producing MQQNDGGWDWPLYDGDPNDPSPQNTIGPIGKGLAEAYKDTGDAFMYTALQDVATFLQAKTNTFSPPDGYLAAELDSILGGTTNVLHVNTYFYGPLAAGTYDRNGEGTEYNAEGYIDWLQARREGTNWAAWDIGMGVVGAASAGVTGSELDYWIQGVKDEINEMDGALTGDVAGLAGGLYGLAFVREDFDPTAGEHASASNLNDLADILASYQVAESGGFAWNSLHVALGEECVQETAYAILALAEVGGYNNETGSAARYLEGVQLGTGGWENGVGEPGENNEYTAEALWGIAVAPANGGGCFIATAAYGTEAAAEIDTLRAFRDEVLLKSTVGSQLVELYYKTSPPVADFISENSLLRTIVRELVIDPMVSVATFTQGIWGK
- a CDS encoding CFI-box-CTERM domain-containing protein yields the protein MKAKIFYLTLAIVMAVALVAAILPAIVAADTPANPTDLCVAGEEEYIFLDWFANIEEDVMGYNVYRSTSSGTFYTCIATTTAGTDTECEYRDYYGLPGGIEYGITYYYVITAFDSINESGYSNEVSSELNNPHFTYVPQKTTLSVYAGSSVDLDITIGLSQWDSGWTSPIQAEMYLGSQKPLDSYPFTATFDPATFDLTSVTDKQIVSVTINAPAEITPGDYEVRVSANRTGDLDGQELKDGTGCKIKYLHVLEAPTPTPTPTPTPTPTPIPTPTPMLTPTPTPTPMPTPTPTPTPTPTPTPTPTPTPTPTPTSTPTPTPTPTPTPTPTPTSTPTPTPTPTPTPTPTTTPTPTPTPTPTPTGPELKCFIATAAYGTEAAAEIDVLRAFRDEVLLESTLGSQLVELYYQTSPPVADFISENDVLRTIVRELVIDPMVSVATFTQGIWGK
- a CDS encoding GIY-YIG nuclease family protein encodes the protein MDKDYYVYVLADQRNGTPYVGVTSNLIRRIREHKKKAIDGGICILS
- a CDS encoding DDE-type integrase/transposase/recombinase, translated to MRISRATRRWLEEGMIKVIKEVSAYLPPEKCKFCGSRHIVRYGHWQNRQRWWCKDCKRKFADNDAPIGMKTPSVQIASALSMFYESMSLNAIRRNLEQTYNNYPSDSTVYGWITKYTKIAVSVAKDYTAQVGDIWIADETVLKIGGRNIWFWDIIDDKTRFLLASHISVNRTTPSARVLMESAERRAGKAPKTVITDKLQAYLDGIELAFGAETRHIQAKGFRVQPNTNLIERFHGSLKARTKIMRGLKKRETATLIMNGWLVHYNFFRPHEGIGNITPAEKAGIKFPYKNWLDVVKGEYH
- a CDS encoding CFI-box-CTERM domain-containing protein codes for the protein MRMGHKLLMAILLVSLLALLIPAQVATADEIVNFPDPNLEAAIRDELRMPTGDIYESDLARLTVLHATERGIIDLTGLEYCINLITLWLPGNQISDIAPLFYLTKLQSLYLGWNPLGDLSALSSLTSLTILDLRCTQISNISALSSLTSANIFYLSANQISDVSALSSLTSLTELWIGNNTISDISAISSTTGLTKLYLYENQISDVSPLVTNAGLSEGDWVNLRHNPLSADSLDIYIPELQDRGVLVLYDTGGCFIATAAYGTSTAEELDTLRAFRDDVLLQNSIGSQLVEWYYQTSPPVADFISEHQPLRTLVRELLVDPVTWLVEATGTLWRD
- a CDS encoding leucine-rich repeat domain-containing protein yields the protein MREPIKIILVAIIAIVIIAIITVTAIGITGGFSKEEPPTPTPTPTSTATPAPTPTSTATPTPTSVGTPTPMPTPTPVVDPQVGTNEVVYFPDPNLETVIREVIRRLTGDIYKSDLTRLTRLVAWDRGIVDLTGLEYCTGLTALVLSANQISNISALSSLTSLIRLDLTENQISDISALSSLTSVTRLDLRGNHISDISALSSLTRLNEVYLGGNQISDISALSSITSLNKLFLNNNQISDVSPLVANAGLSGGDYLTLCINPLSTDSVITYVPELQGRGVYVVCPVATDIDEVEFCFIATAAYGTSSAEEIDVLRAFRDGVLLESTVGSQLVEWYYQTSPPVADFISENSLLRTIMRELVIDPMVSIATFTQGIWGK
- a CDS encoding right-handed parallel beta-helix repeat-containing protein, with protein sequence MKAKIVYMALALVLVFSLAAVVVPESPAMAADTWYVDGAQGTDDGTHGTGPGTDAFKTIQYSINDGRVGNGDTIIVAAGTYSPSTNGEAVPIVISKSVTLKGTQADVDPRPSSGGRSGAESVIDAEETSNAVVQISAADVEINGFTITGGIGDMVEEVGSADRLLFRYNILYDDLATCPGDEAIQINYSDGVVIEYNYAYNICEDAFNISYSTNGVIRCNEARGINTIHGAIYCYDVAGVEIIGNILYNVINGDGIKLGDSGEPVTGIVECNKVHDTALNGIKIEGNTSSLAIEKNTIYNADGDGIQIKDDVNASDITIHNNNIYDNTGNGLTNNDFLHQVNAENNWWGCDTGPGTSGCDSVMGDVDYEPYLSERTEECKVCGEGGNGGGCFIATAAYGTEAAAEINVLRSFRDEVLLENSLGYQLVELYYQTSPPVADFISENSLLRTIVRELVIDPMVSVATFTQGIWGD